In Panacibacter microcysteis, the genomic stretch ACTAAGTATAACCGGCGATAAAGACTATGCATATGCACAAACCGGCCAGCGCAGGTCTGTAAACCTGTGGGCTATTAATAAGCAGACAGAAGAAAAGAAACTCCTGTTTTCAATTCCCAACAATACCCGGTTCGACCTTAATGCCTTTGAAAATGGCGTGTATGTCGGTATCAATACTGATACACTCAAAGGATTGTTTAAATTGGAAAAGGGGCAGCCATTTGCCGTAAAAGAAAACAAGGGTGGTAAAAGTATTGCCACGCTGTTTGCACCACAGATCAATCCAAACTTTTCACGGTATTACGATCCTTCGTCTTCACGCGTTTACTTTTCCTTTGATAACAAAAAATACGATTACGTCACTGTAAAAAATGCCGCTATACAAACAGGTATCAAAAAGCTTTTTGCTTTCCCCAATGATGCGGATAATATTTACTATGCCGGCGATTATTATGGCAATTATTACCGCTATAACCTAAAAGAAAAACGTGCTTACCTGTTGGGTTCCACGGGCTATAATATTTATTCTTCTGCAGCGCTTAATGACAGCATGATTTATTTGTCTGGTTACCCCAGTGGCTTTATAATGCTTTGGAATAAAAACAGGCCCTGGACTACACAAACCACCATCAATGGTAAACACGTAAATGCACAGGATGCAAATGCTAATCCCCGCATCCTGCATTTTTGGAAAAGTGAGGGTACACCGGCTGCAGGCTTTCATCATACGTTTCAAATGGTGAAAGACAACAATGGCAACCTTGTAGGCGCCGGCGATGTAATACGTATTGGAAATGCCGCATCCATCGGTGTGTACAATGCTGCTGCCGGCAAAATTTATGGCATAGATTATACACCTTTCACCGGTTTTAATTTTGCCGGTATTGCTACGTGGAAAGAGCTGGTCGTTTACAGCATGAAAACAAAATTCAAGAGATTGCCAAAGCTGTATTTTTATCATCCCGGCCTCAATAAAATGACCGACAGTATAGATCTTGGTTTCAGGAATTACGGGCTCATCTTTATACAAAAGAACGTACTCACCGGTATAGCCGATAACCACATTTACAGCGTAGATCTTACCACTAAAAAACTTCTCTGGAATTATGAGATAGCGGGCAATATAAGTGGTGCAAAGCTCTTGCACAATGGCCGTTTCGTGGTTTGCACCAGTGCAACGCTGCCTGCTGCACTCACCAATTTTACTGCTTTGCCGGTTGCCAGTTATCTTGAGGCAAATAACCAGTTGTATGCGATATCCGGCCGGCATATAGTGCGCATTCATTTCAAATAACCGGTAGCAGGCATGTGTGTATGATAAATGTTTCAGCAGTAGTTTTCATGGCATCTCCTGTTGTGTCACTCACTTGTGCGTTCCGTTTTTATGGCGGCTGCAGCGTGCAGTTTATACCGGCATGTTATAGATACAAAACAACGTTGTAACAACTATATTCTAAGGTTACATACGCTTATCAAAAATGTTGATTGCTCTTATTGTCGCAATCTGCCTGCATATTTGTCTTTATTGCCCCTTTTATATACAAACCGGTACAATTAATTTTGGTAATAGTGTGGTGGGACAGCAGCATGCCGGCAGCAATGGCGAAGATACACCCGGAGCAGTTGAAGTGTGCTTTGCCGTACAAGAGTGCGACGCAACGATGCTACATTGAAATACAAATGCCGGGCTCCAAAAACTGCACTGTAAATTTTGTGCGTAATCGGATATCTTTAAGTAAATGATTGTTTGACAAGATGCCTGTAGTAAAATTCACCAATGCATTAAAACGATTTTTTCCCGCATTGCAGGAAATGCCCGTAAGTGGTCATTCTTTGCAGGATGTACTGAATGATGTGGAAGCGAAATATCCTGGCTTAAAAAGTTATTTACTGGATGAACAGGGGCAATTGCGCAAACATGTAAACATCTTCATAGATGGCAACATGATTAATGACCGGGGTACACTTTCTGATACCTTTAATAACAACAGCGAGATATACATTATACAGGCACTTTCCGGTGGTTAGTGCTTTTTTTAAATTTATAACTGCTATGAAAAAAACGTTGCTGCTGGGCACCCGTAAAGGTTTGATGGCCTATCGTTTTGAAAACGGTAACTGGCAGGCCGAAAACCTGTCGTTTGAAGGTGTACCCGTATCCATTGCTTATGCCGACCCGCGCAATGGCAGGTGGTGGGCTGCGTTAGATCACGGGCATTGGGGTGTAAAACTGCATCGTTCCAACGACCGCGGCAAAACATGGGAAGAAGTGGCCGCACCAGCCTACCCCGAAGGTGCCGAAGTAAAAGATGGCGTACCCGCAGCCACAAGATATATCTGGTCCATCAGTCATGGCGGCAACAATCATACATCAAGAATATGGCTGGGCACAGACCCGGGCGGTTTATTTGTAAGTGAAAACGGTGGCGACAGTTTTGAATTGGTTGAATCGTTGTGGAGCCACCCCACACGTAAAACCCAATGGATGGGTGGCGGCAGGGATTTGCCGGGTATTCATTCGATCGTGGTAGACCCGCGGAATGAAGATCATGTGTACATCGGTATCAGTTGTGCCGGTGTTTTTGAAACGGTGGATGCGGGTAAAACATGGCAAACAAAAAATACTGGTTTGCGCGCCGATTTTTTGCCTGACCCTTTTGCAGAGATTGGTCACGACCCACATATTGTGGTGGCAGCACCCGCAAACCCGGATGCGATCTGGCAGCAGAACCACTGCGGTATCTTTCGCACTACAAATGGCGGCATGCAATGGCAGGACATCAGCGAACAGCAGGGGCCTGCAAAATTTGGTTTTGCTATAGCCGTGGCAGACGATAGCCCAGACCAGGCCTGGGTAGCACCGGCAGACAGCGATGCTATCCGCGTATCTATTAAAGGTGCTTTGTGTATTTGCCGAACAGATGATGGCGGCAAAACCTGGCTACAACAACGCAACGGCCTGCCACAGGAGAATTGCTATGATATTGTTTATCGTCATGCGCTTGCCACATCGGGCAATGCCGTGGCGTTTGGTACAACAACCGGTAATCTCTTTGTTTCACACGATAAAGGAGATAGCTGGCAGGTAATTAATAACTATTTGCCGATGGTTTATTCTGTGCAGTTTGCCGACTAAAAAAGCGGGCCGCCCTTGCGGGCAGCCCCGGTGTTGATCTCCATAGTGGTTAACAACAGGTTAGTTTAAATGTCAGTTGATTCGTCCGTAATGAATATGATAGATAACTTATAAAATTATGTGAAAAAGCCGGCAATTGTTTATTAAAGTAGCCCGGTGAACAGTAAAAAGCAAAACAATTGTTGATCGTATTTACTGTTGTTTGTAAAACAAATGTATTAAAGGTTATAGCGCAGGAAAAGGTGATAATTCACTACAGGCAGTGTGATTTTTCACGCTGTTTTTTTCAGGGGTGCTTTGTAAACCCCATACACGCCGGCAAATGAAATAGCAAGTGTAATAAGATAAAACGTAATACTTATACTTACAGGTGTAGCATCATTGGTAAGGTGAAGAATGGTATTACTGCCCCATAAGAAAACTACTTCCCTGGCTCCCAAACCACCAATGGTCAGCGGCAATATTGCAACAATCGAAGACAATAAAAAAAGGAGTATGTAAACCGTTTGGTGTTCATTAATATGCAGTGCCTGCATTATAGCATAAGCACAAAATACCTGTAATGCCTGTACCGCTAAACCAAGCCATAGCGTAGACCAGAAACCTTTTACAAAAGAGGGAAAAAATTTCTTTACAATAAAATAGTATAGCACCAAACCCGGTACTGCGGCTATTAATAAAACGGTTGCATAATTGCCACCTTCAAAAACAGCAAAGTAATAAATAACCGCAAGTATGCCCAGGCCAACAACGCCACTAATCCTGTCGAGCAAAATTGCCGCTGTCAGTTGCTTTGCAGGGTATTGAAAAGTTCGGTTGAGTAGTATCACCTTGTACGCATCACCACCTATACCGCCCGGTAAAAAGAGATTGTAAAACATGCCCAGCCAATAAAGCTGCATGTTCTTTTGTTCGGAAAGCTGTACGCCAATATTCCTGAAGTAAATATTCAATCTGAATGCAGAAACAACTTTTGATGCAGTAAACAAAATGGTGGCAAAGATCAGCCACCACCAGTTGCTTTGTTGTATCAGTGAAAAACTCTTGGCCCAGTCGACCTTGCTGCTTACATACCACAAGCAAACCACTGTAACAGCAATCTTCAGCAGGAGTTTCAGAAACGATTTTACGGAATTATTTGCCGCCATGCAATACAGGCTTAACTAAGCATTTGGTTGTTGTGTCCACACCTTTCTTACCTGGTAGGTTTTTTTGTTGCCGCTTTCATAGTACGTACGCATACTTACTTCGGCAAGAATGCCAATGGTTATCAGTTGTATGCCGCCCAGCAATAAAATCATACCAAGCAGGAGCATAGGCTTGCCCCATATATCCTCACCCATTATTTTAAGCACCAGCATGTATATGTTGATGATAATACCCAGGAACAAACTGATGAAACCCATGGTGCCAAAGAGGTGCATCGGCTTCTGGCTGTATTTTCTAAAAAAGACCATCGTTACCAGGTCGCTCATTACCCTGAATGTTCGGCCCAATCCATATTTCGATTGCCCGAATCTTCTTGCGTGGTGCTTCACATCTACCTGCACAATACGTGCGCCCTGCATGCTTGCCAGTACAGGTATAAAGCGATGTAGCTCGCCATACAGGCCAAGGTCTTCCGCAATCTCTCTTCTGAAAACTTTAAGTGTACAACCGTAGTCCTGTATGTACACTTTAGTCATGCTGCGAATAATGGCATTCGCAATTTTACTGGGTATTTTGCGTAGTACAGCCCCGTCTTTCCTGTTTTTCCGGTTACCGGCCACAACATCCCAATCTTCCGCTTTCAGTTTCTCCAGCATCATGGGTATGTCAGATGGATCGTTTTGAAGATCGCCATCCAGCATGGTTACATATGTACCGGTTGAAAAATCAATACCGGCCGCCATTGCAGTACTCTGGCCATAATTTTTTCTAAGCTCAATCAGTTGTATTCTCTCAGTAAGATTTTCTTTAATGCGTTGGCGTGTTGCATCAGTAGAGCCATCATCCACAAAGATCATTTCATAATCGTAGTGTGTCAGTGCCGCATCAACAGCTTCTATCATTGGCTTTATATTGTCTTCCTCGTTCATCACAGGAATAACAACAGAGAGTTCCCTCATATAATTTGTTTGCGCCGCAAAGGTAAGCAATAGCCGTTATGGTAAGTATTCGTAATACGCAGGCTTACCGTATCATTACTTGTGCTTATGAACAGAAAAGTATATTTGTTTGCAGGCTTTTGTATGTTATGGCATCGCCTGTTGTGTCACTCACTTGTACGTTCCACCGTTGTGGCGGCTGAAGCGATCAGTATCTTGCTGCGTAAACAGAAGATGGGGCATTTGTGTGTCTGTTTTTTCTCGTACCCGGGCGGCCGTAAAATAGTTTCTACACAGTACAACAATAAGAACAGTTGTTTGTAAGGAGAATGTTAATTGATGTCTTACGGTGACGGTATCCAATTGTTTTGACAGACCTTGCAACCTCGTTTGTGGCAGCATTCTTGTCTTTTAATCAATTACTTAGAAAGGCGTTATCAATTTCAATGCACATTGCGCGGTTCTCATACGGGCCCGGCCATAACGGATAATTTTTTCATTATAACTCTAATGCACCATGAAACTTGTTTTACCTGTTCTCCTCTTATGTTGTTTTTGCAATCATCTGTTCGCGGCTCCTGCAGGCGACGATGATAAAGTGATAAAAGTAACAGGTAAAATACTTGACAAAAGTAACAACAGTGCCATCTCCGGTGCATTGATACAGATCGTTTCAGACACTAGCAGTTCCAACAATTTTACGGCATATGCCGTGGCAGACAATGAAGGCAGGTTCGTTGTTGATAGTATGCCTTATGCAAAAAAATATATCATGATCATTTCGGCGGTAGGTTATGGTTCAGAAAGTAAGGCACTTGTGTTTAACGACGAAACCGGCAGATCAATGATTGTTAAAAATGTTGAGGCCATTGCAATGGCGCCGGAAGCGAATACCCTGGCAAATGTGGTGGTTACTGCAACGGCTAAGCCGGCTATGCAATTTGGTATAGACAGGAAAATTTTTAACGTAGAAAAAAGCATTACGGCGCAGGGTGGAACCGCGGTAGATGTAATGCGCAACATTCCGTCAATTACTGTAGATGTGAACGGGAATGTGCAAATGCGCAACAGCAGTCCACAGATATTGGTAGATGGAAGGCCAACCATTCTTACGCTCGACCAGATTCCGGCAGACGACATAGAAAGAGTGGAGTTACTTACCAATCCGTCTTCCAAGTTTGATGCTTCCAGTGCAGGCGGTATCGTAAATGTGGTACTCAAGAAAAATAAGCGTAAAGGTTTCAACGGACTGGCGTCTGTTGGTGGCGGTACACCTCAGGTATTGAATGGCAACCTGAGTTTAAACCTGCGCCAGAAAAGCTTCAACTTTTTTGCAAGTGGCAATTACAATCAATCCGGCGGTATAGCAAGGGGAGAAGCTTACAGGGAGAATAAATCTAATAATGTAATCACTGACTATTTTACACAGGTATCCGAGAATGAACGCAAACGAAAATTCAATTCTGTTCGTTTCGGTGCAGATTATTTTATAGACGATAAATCAACCATTTCTTTCACACAAGGTATAACCAACGGAAGATTCAACAACACTGAATTACAGGACCAGCAATATTTTGACCAGCAATTTATACTTGATTATACCGGTACGCGGCTATCTGAAGGCAGTACAAAATTTCAACGCAGCAGCAGCGTGCTGGCATTTGACAGGACTTTTAACCGGCCTGATCATAAACTTACGGCTGATATAACCTATAATAAAGGCAGCCGTACTTCCGGTACACAAATCAATACAATTTTACTGGATACAGATGGCAGTCCATATGCACCGGATACCCGTGTTCGTAATGAAGGTTCTGGTGATGATGATCAGCTTACCATTCAACTGGATTATAGCAACCAGGTAAATGAAAATAAAAAGATAGAGTTTGGATTAAGAAGTTTTACCAGTAATTCAACCACAACGTTTGCTACTTATGCGCAGAATGGCAACAGTGAAACAAAGCTGCCCTTAAGCAATAATTATAAATACAGGGAGACAGTGAATGCCGGTTATTTCAACTATGCCAACAAATGGAAAACATTCAAATACCAGTTGGGTTTAAGAACGGAGCTTTCAAAACTTGATGGCCAGTTGCTGGATAGCAATACACATTTTGGTTATGCATATCCCGCCAGTTTTAAAAACCTGCTGGATGGTTTGTTCCCCAGTTTATTCCTTACCAAAGAGCTTGATGCAAACCAGGAGCTCCAGTTCAATTATTCAAGAAGAATACGCAGGCCAAGATTCTGGGAAGTAAATCCATTTGTAGATATTGATGATCCGTTAAATATTTCGCAGGGCAATCCTGGCCTTATGCCTGAGTTTACCCACTCGTTCGAGGTAAATTATTTTAATAAGATGAAAAACGGGAGTTTTTTAGGTGTGGTATATTTCCGTAATAATATCGGTGATGTTACAGAATACAGCGACACAATATCGGCCGAGTTATACGATAAACTTAACAATGCCGCAGTGTCACCAAACGCAATACTCAGTACGTTCATCAATGCAGGTTATACCAACAGACTGGGTACAGAATTTACACTACAACAAAAGTTCTTTAAAAACCTGGATCTCACTTACAGCATCAATCTTATGTACAGGAAGACCAGTGCAGATGTAAAAGGAATCAACCTTAGTAATGCAGGTTTTAACTACGACACAAAATTTATTGCCAATTATAAAATCGTTTCTGATCGCAGCAAGCTTTTCAACAACCTGAGTTTCCAGCTTTTGTCAGAGTTTGAATCTCCCGAAGTAATTCCGCAGGGCAGGAGAAAAAGCCAGTTTGTCACCGACTTTGCATTACGCAAAGAGATGCTGAAGAACAAAGCCGCGGCATTATCATTTAGCATCAACGATGTTTTCAACACACGCCGTTACGGAACTATATACGATACAGACGATTTCTACCAGGATTCTTACAACCGCTGGAATGTGCGGACGTTCCGTTTAACCTTCAGCTATAAATTTGGTTCTTCTGATTTTGATCTTTTTAAACGCAGGGAAAGTAATGACGCTGGTGGAGGTCAGGAGGGTTAAGTAAAATTCCTTACACCAATAAATAATCCAGGACACCAATTCACGGCTTGTACACTTGTTTTACGCCTGGTTATGATGTAATGATACCGGACTTCGACGCGTTGCCCCGTTTACTTACTGCAGTACAAGAGTGCGACGCAACAAAAGCTTAATGCATATTCTGCTGCCCGGCTCCATATTTCTGTCCTTAATTTTTCTTAAGGTTATTCAATTTTGGCTGTAAATCAGCATTTTTGCAACAACCTTAAACGCTTTTCATGAAACAAATAACCCTTTACCTGGCCTCCCTGTTTTTTTGTATTAGTCAACTTACTGCTCAACCGGATACTGCTGCTGCAGCAATCGGTGATTCAACTGAAGAAAGTATTGTAGCATACCTGAAGACTGCCGATTCTGTAAATCGTGCGATGAAGTATGAGCATGGAGTAATAACGCTGAATGGTGGTTTTGCAACACTAAATGTTCCGGCAGGGTTTAAATTTTTGGATGCAGCACAAAGCCATTACGTACTGGAAGAACTGTGGGGTAACCCTAAAGACGCAAGTGTGCTGGGTATGATTTTTCCGGAAACATCTTCGCCCTTTACTGACAGCAGTTTTGCTTTTGTTGTTACATTCCAGGACCTGGGATATGTAAAAGACGACGATGCAAAAGATGTGGACTATGACGAGATGTTGAAAGAATTGCAGGACAGTGAAACTGAAGATAATAAACAACGTATGGCAGAAGGCTACCCTGCAATACATATGGCAGGCTGGGCGCAAAAGCCTTTTTATGACGATAAGAGAAAAGTATTGCATTGGGCAAAAGACCTTGTTTTTAGCGATAACGGGGGTGTACATACGCTAAACTATGATGTGCGTGTGCTTGGCCGCAAGGGCGTGTTATCGCTTAACGCGGTTGCTTCTATGAATGAACTGCCCCTGGTAAAAGAAAATATTGACAACATACTAAATATGGCTTCTTTTACAGAAGGCAATGCTTATGCAGATTTTGATGATAATACAGATAAGATAGCTGCTTATACTGTTGGCGGTCTGGTAGCGGGCAAAGTGCTGGCTAAAGTGGGCTTTTGGGCCCTGATACTTAAATTCTGGAAACTGATTGCAGGTGGCGCCGTTGCTGCATACTACGGCATAAGAAAATGGCTTACCGGCAGAAAACGACCTGAAGAAGAGCTGGTGCCAGAGCCGGTTAGCAATGAAGAAGATGAAGTGCCCAACAACCATACAAACGAAGTTGCTTAAAGTGGTATAACAGGCAAATGAAAGTCCCGCAGCAATGCGGGACTTTTCAATATAAAACACACTCAATAAAGATTACACGATTCCCGCAAGCTCGAGGCTTCTTTTTTTCAGCCCTCTTATTTCAATGTCTTCAATGATGGGTTCCGGTGTAAGGATAAATGATACGCCATGTTGTTTCCACCACTTGTCATTAACCAGTTTGTTGAAGTTGATCACACCGATCAGGTAACTTCTGTCCTGCCCGCCGTGCCATTCTTCTATCCATTCAAAATCTTCTTTGGGTATATCTGTCAGCTTATTAAAACTTACATAAGCTCTTACATAAAAGTCATTGGTGAGTTCGCCGGGTGTATGGTAATATAGTTTCTTATACTCGTAATGGTAATCGTAACGCAATGCAGATATATCACTCAGCACAGCAGACGCAGTCGGAAAACTGCCGGCGCCTTTGCCGTAAAAGAATTGCTTGTCTGCAAAACCGCTTTCGATTACCACGCCATTGTATTCATTCTTTACAAAGCTTAAATGATCGTCGTGCGGAACAAATTGCGGCAACACAAAAGCTGCCACTTTGCCACTCTTTAATTTCTGCGCCTGCGCCACGAGTTTAATATCATAGCTTTTTTCTTTAGCTACGGCAGCATCGGCACCCTGTATGTTTTGTATGCCGGTAAAAACAATGTTTTCTGATTTGGTTACAATACCGTAAGCGTGCGTAAGTAATAAAGTCCATTTATTCAATGCATCGTATCCTTCCACATCCAGGGTGGGGTTACTTTCTGCAAAGCCAAGCTGCTGCGCCAGCAATAACGCTTCGGTGTAATCCAGCTTGTCTTCAAACATTTTGGTAAGTATAAAATTGGTAGAGCCGTTTACAATAGCTTTTATACCATGCAGCAGGTCATTGTCGTAATATTCTTCCAGGTTTCTTATAACGGGTATTGATGCGCATGCGGCGGCTTCGCAAAGAAAAGGCAGGCCTGTTTCT encodes the following:
- a CDS encoding MoaD/ThiS family protein, with translation MPVVKFTNALKRFFPALQEMPVSGHSLQDVLNDVEAKYPGLKSYLLDEQGQLRKHVNIFIDGNMINDRGTLSDTFNNNSEIYIIQALSGG
- a CDS encoding WD40/YVTN/BNR-like repeat-containing protein translates to MKKTLLLGTRKGLMAYRFENGNWQAENLSFEGVPVSIAYADPRNGRWWAALDHGHWGVKLHRSNDRGKTWEEVAAPAYPEGAEVKDGVPAATRYIWSISHGGNNHTSRIWLGTDPGGLFVSENGGDSFELVESLWSHPTRKTQWMGGGRDLPGIHSIVVDPRNEDHVYIGISCAGVFETVDAGKTWQTKNTGLRADFLPDPFAEIGHDPHIVVAAPANPDAIWQQNHCGIFRTTNGGMQWQDISEQQGPAKFGFAIAVADDSPDQAWVAPADSDAIRVSIKGALCICRTDDGGKTWLQQRNGLPQENCYDIVYRHALATSGNAVAFGTTTGNLFVSHDKGDSWQVINNYLPMVYSVQFAD
- a CDS encoding lysylphosphatidylglycerol synthase transmembrane domain-containing protein, whose translation is MAANNSVKSFLKLLLKIAVTVVCLWYVSSKVDWAKSFSLIQQSNWWWLIFATILFTASKVVSAFRLNIYFRNIGVQLSEQKNMQLYWLGMFYNLFLPGGIGGDAYKVILLNRTFQYPAKQLTAAILLDRISGVVGLGILAVIYYFAVFEGGNYATVLLIAAVPGLVLYYFIVKKFFPSFVKGFWSTLWLGLAVQALQVFCAYAIMQALHINEHQTVYILLFLLSSIVAILPLTIGGLGAREVVFLWGSNTILHLTNDATPVSISITFYLITLAISFAGVYGVYKAPLKKTA
- a CDS encoding glycosyltransferase family 2 protein encodes the protein MRELSVVIPVMNEEDNIKPMIEAVDAALTHYDYEMIFVDDGSTDATRQRIKENLTERIQLIELRKNYGQSTAMAAGIDFSTGTYVTMLDGDLQNDPSDIPMMLEKLKAEDWDVVAGNRKNRKDGAVLRKIPSKIANAIIRSMTKVYIQDYGCTLKVFRREIAEDLGLYGELHRFIPVLASMQGARIVQVDVKHHARRFGQSKYGLGRTFRVMSDLVTMVFFRKYSQKPMHLFGTMGFISLFLGIIINIYMLVLKIMGEDIWGKPMLLLGMILLLGGIQLITIGILAEVSMRTYYESGNKKTYQVRKVWTQQPNA
- a CDS encoding outer membrane beta-barrel protein encodes the protein MKLVLPVLLLCCFCNHLFAAPAGDDDKVIKVTGKILDKSNNSAISGALIQIVSDTSSSNNFTAYAVADNEGRFVVDSMPYAKKYIMIISAVGYGSESKALVFNDETGRSMIVKNVEAIAMAPEANTLANVVVTATAKPAMQFGIDRKIFNVEKSITAQGGTAVDVMRNIPSITVDVNGNVQMRNSSPQILVDGRPTILTLDQIPADDIERVELLTNPSSKFDASSAGGIVNVVLKKNKRKGFNGLASVGGGTPQVLNGNLSLNLRQKSFNFFASGNYNQSGGIARGEAYRENKSNNVITDYFTQVSENERKRKFNSVRFGADYFIDDKSTISFTQGITNGRFNNTELQDQQYFDQQFILDYTGTRLSEGSTKFQRSSSVLAFDRTFNRPDHKLTADITYNKGSRTSGTQINTILLDTDGSPYAPDTRVRNEGSGDDDQLTIQLDYSNQVNENKKIEFGLRSFTSNSTTTFATYAQNGNSETKLPLSNNYKYRETVNAGYFNYANKWKTFKYQLGLRTELSKLDGQLLDSNTHFGYAYPASFKNLLDGLFPSLFLTKELDANQELQFNYSRRIRRPRFWEVNPFVDIDDPLNISQGNPGLMPEFTHSFEVNYFNKMKNGSFLGVVYFRNNIGDVTEYSDTISAELYDKLNNAAVSPNAILSTFINAGYTNRLGTEFTLQQKFFKNLDLTYSINLMYRKTSADVKGINLSNAGFNYDTKFIANYKIVSDRSKLFNNLSFQLLSEFESPEVIPQGRRKSQFVTDFALRKEMLKNKAAALSFSINDVFNTRRYGTIYDTDDFYQDSYNRWNVRTFRLTFSYKFGSSDFDLFKRRESNDAGGGQEG
- a CDS encoding DUF2167 domain-containing protein, with the protein product MKQITLYLASLFFCISQLTAQPDTAAAAIGDSTEESIVAYLKTADSVNRAMKYEHGVITLNGGFATLNVPAGFKFLDAAQSHYVLEELWGNPKDASVLGMIFPETSSPFTDSSFAFVVTFQDLGYVKDDDAKDVDYDEMLKELQDSETEDNKQRMAEGYPAIHMAGWAQKPFYDDKRKVLHWAKDLVFSDNGGVHTLNYDVRVLGRKGVLSLNAVASMNELPLVKENIDNILNMASFTEGNAYADFDDNTDKIAAYTVGGLVAGKVLAKVGFWALILKFWKLIAGGAVAAYYGIRKWLTGRKRPEEELVPEPVSNEEDEVPNNHTNEVA
- a CDS encoding homoserine dehydrogenase — protein: MSTDKQLVIGLFGFGVVGEGLYRVLKQTPSLKATIKKVCIKHAGKKRNAPDELFTTNKDELLYDSNINVIVEVIDDADAAFDIVTTAFKNGKAVVSASKKMIAEHLPEILALQKETGLPFLCEAAACASIPVIRNLEEYYDNDLLHGIKAIVNGSTNFILTKMFEDKLDYTEALLLAQQLGFAESNPTLDVEGYDALNKWTLLLTHAYGIVTKSENIVFTGIQNIQGADAAVAKEKSYDIKLVAQAQKLKSGKVAAFVLPQFVPHDDHLSFVKNEYNGVVIESGFADKQFFYGKGAGSFPTASAVLSDISALRYDYHYEYKKLYYHTPGELTNDFYVRAYVSFNKLTDIPKEDFEWIEEWHGGQDRSYLIGVINFNKLVNDKWWKQHGVSFILTPEPIIEDIEIRGLKKRSLELAGIV